One stretch of Meleagris gallopavo isolate NT-WF06-2002-E0010 breed Aviagen turkey brand Nicholas breeding stock chromosome 14, Turkey_5.1, whole genome shotgun sequence DNA includes these proteins:
- the LOC116217159 gene encoding E3 ubiquitin-protein ligase PDZRN3-B-like, which translates to MGFELDRFSGEVDPDFKCNLCNKVLEDPLTTPCGHVFCAGCVLPWVVQQGSCPANCQRISAKELNHVLPLKSLILKLDIKCDNHARGCEAVVPLQHLGEHAETCDFSPAKCRNRGCRQVLNLRDVEAHMRERCEARPAGLCEQGCGLMLTHGERRSGAHSCLRGEETKALTLVLHRDSGSLGFNIIGGRPCVDNQDGSASEGIFVSKIVDTGPAAKEGGLQIHDRIIEVCEYTIQSLLIVRVLLSCLQVA; encoded by the exons ATGGGATTCGAGCTGGATCGCTTCAGCGGGGAAGTGGACCCCGACTTCAAGTGCAACCTGTGCAACAAGGTGCTGGAGGACCCGCTGACCACCCCCTGCGGCCACGTGTTCTGCGCCGGCTGCGTGCTGCCCTGGGtggtgcagcagggcagctgccCCGCCAACTGCCAGCGCATCTCCGCCAAGGAGCTCAACCACGTCCTGCCCCTCAAGAGCCTCATCCTCAAGCTGGACATCAAGTGCGACAACCACGCGCGGGGCTGCGAGGCGGTGGTGCCGCTGCAGCACCTGGGAGAGCACGCCGAGACCTGCGACTTCTCCCCCGCCAAGTGCCGCAACCGCGGCTGCCGCCAGGTGCTCAACCTGCGCGACGTGGAGGCGCACATGCGGGAGCGCTGCGAGGCGCGGCCGGCCGGGCTGTGCGAGCAGGGCTGCGGCCTGATGCTCACGCACGGCGAGCGCCGGAGCGGCGCCCACAGCTGCCTGCGG GGTGAAGAAACTAAAGCACTGACTCTCGTCCTTCATCGTGACTCAGGCTCTCTTGGATTTAATATTATTGGTGGCCGACCGTGCGTG GACAATCAAGATGGTTCAGCCAGCGAAGGAATTTTTGTATCAAAAATAGTTGACACTGGGCCTGCTGCTAAGGAAGGAGGGCTGCAAATTCATGACAGGATTATTGAGGTATGTGAGTACACTATCCAGTCTCTTTTAATAGTCCGAGTTCTGTTGTCGTGTCTTCAAGTGGCATGA